One Paralysiella testudinis genomic window, AGCCGCGCTTCGTGGCACAGGCGCAGCACGGCATCGTTGGCCAGGTGGTTGCCGTAGTTGATGTCGCCGATTTGTACGGCAATGTCGGTATGGAATACAAAGGTTTCAGGCAGCTTAATCTGAACGCGGCTCATGGGGTTTGCCCTGTATCAAGGTTGGTGCGGCGATGGTAGCATTTTTTGTGCACGATGGCAGGGTGGTTTTCTATTGGTGGGTAATTTGTGCTAAGCTTTCCACATGAGTCATACCAATTCTACAAAATAACCTAACCGCGTTGGCTCGCCTTGCCGTACTACTTGTACTGTCTTCGGCTCGCCACCTTGTTATATTATTTTGTAGAATTGATATCAGTTGCGTTGTCCACCGTTTGGCGGCGGCGTGTTATCTCACATTCAACACCCACAAAGGAGAGTGACGATGTACCAAAAAATCATGGTGCCGGTAGACGACAGCCAGGCTTCTTTGCGTGCCTTAAATGAGGCCATCAAAATGGCCAAACTCAGTGGTGCCGCATTGCGTGCCGTGCATGTGGTGGATTTGGCGCAATTCAGCTGGGGCGGCACCGGCTATTTGCAGTCGGATGAAGTACGCAAGGCGATTGCCGCCACCGGCGAAAAAGTGCTGCAACGCACCCGCGAGCAATTGCAGGAAAACGGCATTGAAGCCGAAACCGCCATTTTGGAAAGCGCGGGCGACAAGGTGGCCGATTTGCTGGTAAACGACAGTAAGGCCAACGGCGTAGACTTGCTGATTATGGGCACCCACGGTTTTTCCGGTTTGATGCATTTGCTGATGGGGTCGGTGGCTGAAGGCGTGTTGCGCCAGGCCGAAATTCCGGTGATGTTGTTGCGCGTGCAAGATGATGATTAACGTGGTTTAATAGTGTAAATGCATTGCCCGCCCGGCATCATGTCGGGCGGGCTTATTGGCTGTTCAGGCAGCCTGAGATGGATTGATTTTCTTCATGCCGCCTTTCAGGCAGCCTGAGATGGATTGATTTTCTTCACGCCGCCTTTCAGGCAGCTTGAGATGGATTGATTTTCTTCACGCCGCCTTTCAGGCGGCCTGGGCTGGATTGATTTTCTTCACGCCGCCTTTCAGGCGGCCTGAAGATGGCAGTTTTGTATCCCGATTAAGGAGTTGATAATGGCGGAAAATACAGGCAAGTCTTCGTGGCTGGTGCTGGGCATGTTGCTGGCGGTGGGCATGGTGGCCGCCGCCTTTGTGCTGGGCACCCAGTTTAAAAATTTCCGCCAGCCGGGCACCATTACTGTGAAAGGGCTGGCCGAGGCTGCACATCAATCGGACATGGCTGAATGGCAAGTGGGCGTGTCGGTGTGGGGTGAAGATTACGGCGCCGCCATGAAGCGGGCGCAGGGCGAAATCAAATCTTTGCAGGCATTTGTGACCCAACAGGGCTTTGTGGCCACCGATGTGCGCAGCAACCCTTTAAAAATCGAGCGCTACCGCGAAGAATACCGTGACGAAGAAGGCCATTACCGCACCCGCGATAACGGCTACACCGCCAAACAAACGCTCACGGTAAGCAGCCGTGATTTGCCGCGCATCCAAAAAGCGCTGGCGGCGCTACAAAACCTGAAAGCGCAAAACGAAGCCTATACCTTTGAGCAGCCGCAGTATTTGCTGAGCAATCTGGAAACCATTAAACGCGACTTGATTGCCCAAGCCACCGCCGATGCGCAAGTGCGAGCCGAGGAGTTTGCCAAAAGCGGCAACACCAAAGTGGGCATGATGCGCAGTGCTTCGCAAGGTGCGTTCAATATCTTGTCGGCCACCAGCACCGACAACGACGATAGCGATTACGGCGGCACCTACAATAAAGACACCATCGACAAAAAAGTGCGCCTAGTGGTCACGATTGAATACGGTATTGATTAGATTAAAAGCCGTTGCTTAAATCAAAAAACCATTACCCTGCTCTCAACTAAAAGCCGAACCGTAGTTGCAAAAGAAAGGACATTGCTCTAAAACCTAAGTATTCGACCAAGAATCCACAGGTTAAGGAAGAACAATGTCCCAAGACGATTTTATCATCACCACCTATTTGCTCGTCGATAAATTTTATCGTCAAGTGGTGACAACAAAGCTGCGTAAGAAAGGCTTTGAACCGGCATTAAGCGATGTGGAAATCATCACCATCCAGATCGTGGGTGAGTTTATGGGTTTGAATGATGATAAAAAGATTTGGTACTTCTTTAAAAACAACTTATCAGACTGGTTTCCAAAATTGGGCTCATACGCTAACTTCTGTAAGCATTGCGCCAACCTTTGGCAGGTTCACCATAAGATTACCCAAAGTCTGGTGGTCCAATACAACACAGACCGGCAGTATTCGATAGACGGATTTCCCATACCTGTTTGTCGGTATGCCCGCGCCCATCGGCATCGGCGTTTCAAAGCTGATGCGGCATTTGGTTATTGTGCGTCAAAAGCCGAACGTTATTATGGCTTTAAAGGGCATATCGTAATCAACGCAACCGGCTTGATTACCAATTTAACATTTGCTGCGGCCAATGTGGATGAACGGGATATGGTTGCCGAGATAACTGACAATATCAAAGGATTGTTGATTGGCGATAAAGGCTATATACGCCCGGATTTGAAAGAAGAGTTGGCAAGTAGAGACATTGATTTACAGACGCCGTTAAGAAAGAATATGGCGGATGTACGTTCGAAAGAGTGGGTTCAGTGGCTTTGCAAAAAGCGCAGAAAAGTAGAAACGGTGATTAGCCAACTTACCGAGCGTTTTAAAATCAATGCGGTAAAAGTAAAAGATCTTTGGCATTTGAGCCACCGGGTGATATGCCAATTGGCAGGAAAGCCTTCGCTTCAATTGGAGTGGATTCAGGAAAGTTGAGAGCGGGGTAACCATTGGTACACCCAATAAAGGCTGCCTGAAAGTAAAGCTTCTGTGAAGCTAAAACTTTTCAGGCAGCCTTTTTACGATGTCAGTGGCAATAATGTTAAATTTAAAAATAAACTTAACTGCGTAATAAAGCGCAGCCATTTACAACTATTTTGTTCAGGCTGCCTGAAACGAAAAATCCGTGCAGCCTTCCCTTGGCGCAGCCGAATCGGAGCGGATTTTAGCGGAAGAGGGGTGCGCGATGTTTGAGCGCAGCGAGTTCGCACCCGCCGCTAAAATTCGTGGAGATGAGGGTAGTTTGCGCAGCAAACCTGCAACCGGGGTCGCCTTTTTTTGCTTACTTTATTTGGCGAAGCAAAAAAAGTAAGTGGCCGCGCGGCCAGAAAGCGCAAAGTGAAATGATAAGCAACGAATACAAGAATACAGCCCATTTTTTTAAATGATTCACTTCATTTTAATTTTTTGCCAATGGATTACCGAATTAAGTTCGGTAATAAGAGTGTTACATTTCAGGCAGCCTTAGATAAGTGGGTGCGTAACTTCAGAACTTAAGCTGGCCAACCGGCCATTAAAAGGAAACGGAATATGCACAAACCAATGCCACGCGCACTGCTGCCCTTGCTGCTACTGCTGACGCTTGCAGTCCATGCCAGCGATGCCATGCGCTGGGTGGCGCTGGACGGCCGCCGCTACACCGTTGAGGTGGCCGCCACGGTTCAGGCGCGCACAACGGGGCTGATGTATCGCCAATCCATGGCCGCCACGCACGGCATGTTGTTTGTGCACTCAGTGGAAGCACCGCAGGTCTACTGGATGAAAAACACCCGCATGGCGCTTGATTCTGTATTTCAACCGTGCGCACAAGCTGGTCTCGCAACAGCGCAACGTGCCGCCATGCCGCTTGGGCGACCAATGCCCGCTGTACCCGAGCCAGGCGGCGGCCTTGTATGTGCTGGAGTTAAACGCTGGTCAGGCCGAGGCGCTGCAGCTGCGCGACGGCGCGGAGCTTAAATTCGGAGCGGGCATTCCCTTGCGGCATCCGATAATCATCAATCCGCCAACCCAATAGTGAACCTGAGCGATTCGATAAATGCCCCAGCAACGACGCTGTCAATACAAGGCTGCCTGAAACTTTTCAGGCAGCCTTTTTATAAGCGCCTATGGTAAAATCCGCCCCTATTTATCTCTTTATTTTGGAAATATTCCCGTGATCAGCACCAACAACATCACCATGCAGTTCGGCGCCAAGCCCTTGTTTGAAAACGTGTCGGTTAAATTTGGCGGCGGCCACCGCTACGGCCTTATCGGCGCCAACGGCTCCGGCAAATCCACCTTTATGAAAATCCTTGGCGGCGACTTAGAGCCCACCTCCGGCGAAGTGGCCATCGACCAAGGCTTGCGCTTGGGCAAATTGCGCCAAGACCAGTTTGCCTACGAAGACATGCGCGTACTCGATGTGGTGATGATGGGTCACAGCGAAATGTGGGCGGCCATGGCCGAGCGCGACGCCATCTACATGAACCCGGACGCCACCGAAGACGACTACATGCACGCGGCCGAATTGGAAGCCAAATTTGCCGAATACGACGGCTACACCGCCGAAGCGCGCGCAGGCGAATTGCTCAGCGGCGTGGGCATTGCCGAACATCTGCACAACAGCAGCATGAGCGAAGTGGCGCCCGGCTTCAAACTGCGCGTGCTACTGGCGCAAGCCCTGTTTTCCAAGCCTGACGTACTGCTCTTAGACGAGCCGACCAATAACTTGGACATCAACACCATCCGCTGGCTCGAAGGCGTGCTCAACGGCTACGAATCCACCATGATCATCATCTCGCATGATCGCCACTTCCTCAACGAAGTGTGCACCTACACCGCCGACGTCGACTACGGCGGCATCACCCTCTACCCCGGCAATTACGACGACTACATGCTCGCCAGCGCCCAATCGCGCGAACGGGCGATGAAAGACAAC contains:
- a CDS encoding IS982 family transposase, with protein sequence MSQDDFIITTYLLVDKFYRQVVTTKLRKKGFEPALSDVEIITIQIVGEFMGLNDDKKIWYFFKNNLSDWFPKLGSYANFCKHCANLWQVHHKITQSLVVQYNTDRQYSIDGFPIPVCRYARAHRHRRFKADAAFGYCASKAERYYGFKGHIVINATGLITNLTFAAANVDERDMVAEITDNIKGLLIGDKGYIRPDLKEELASRDIDLQTPLRKNMADVRSKEWVQWLCKKRRKVETVISQLTERFKINAVKVKDLWHLSHRVICQLAGKPSLQLEWIQES
- a CDS encoding universal stress protein, with protein sequence MYQKIMVPVDDSQASLRALNEAIKMAKLSGAALRAVHVVDLAQFSWGGTGYLQSDEVRKAIAATGEKVLQRTREQLQENGIEAETAILESAGDKVADLLVNDSKANGVDLLIMGTHGFSGLMHLLMGSVAEGVLRQAEIPVMLLRVQDDD
- a CDS encoding SIMPL domain-containing protein; amino-acid sequence: MAENTGKSSWLVLGMLLAVGMVAAAFVLGTQFKNFRQPGTITVKGLAEAAHQSDMAEWQVGVSVWGEDYGAAMKRAQGEIKSLQAFVTQQGFVATDVRSNPLKIERYREEYRDEEGHYRTRDNGYTAKQTLTVSSRDLPRIQKALAALQNLKAQNEAYTFEQPQYLLSNLETIKRDLIAQATADAQVRAEEFAKSGNTKVGMMRSASQGAFNILSATSTDNDDSDYGGTYNKDTIDKKVRLVVTIEYGID